One segment of Ficedula albicollis isolate OC2 chromosome 2, FicAlb1.5, whole genome shotgun sequence DNA contains the following:
- the STARD3NL gene encoding MLN64 N-terminal domain homolog isoform X1, with the protein MNRVPADAENAHSSSVESCSSLRDVHSINPTQLITRIESYEGREKKGISDVRRTFCLFVTFDLLFITLLWIIELNVKGGIETTLEKEVLHYDYSSSYFDIFLLAVFRFKVLILAYAMCRLRHWWAIAFTTAVTSAFLLAKVIISQLFSQGAFGYVLPIISFILAWIETWFLDFKVLPQEAEEENRFLIAQDASERAALLHPGVLSDGQFYSPPESVAGSDEDSEEKQDSEKPIV; encoded by the exons ATGAATCGGGTCCCAGCTGATGCAGAAAATGCTCACAGTAGCAGTGTGGAATCTTGTTCTTCCTTGCGAGATGTCCACTCCATCAACCCAACGCAGCTGATCACAAGGATTGAGTCATATGAaggcagggagaagaaaggCATATCAGATGTCAGAAGGactttctgtttatttgttaCATTCGATCTCTTATTCATAACCTTACTGTGGATAATAGAATTAAAT GTAAAAGGAGGCATTGAGACTACCTTAGAGAAAGAAGTCCTACATTATGACTACTCTTCTTCATATTTTGATATATTT CTACTGGCAGTCTTTCGGTTTAAGGTGTTAATACTTGCATATGCAATGTGCAGACTACGCCATTGGTGGGCAATAGCT TTTACAACAGCAGTGACCAGTGCCTTTTTATTAGCAAAAGTAATTATTTCACAG cTGTTCTCACAGGGTGCTTTTGGCTATGTGCTGCCCATCATATCCTTCATACTTGCCTGGATTGAAACTTGGTTTTTGGACTTTAAAGTGTTACCAcaagaagctgaagaagaaaata gattTTTAATAGCACAGGATGCTTCAGAACGAGCAGCTCTTCTGCACCCGGGAGTCCTCTCTGATGGGCAGTTCTATTCTCCTCCTGAGTCTGTAGCAG GTTCTGATGAAgactctgaagaaaaacaagacagTGAAAAACCGATTGTATAG
- the STARD3NL gene encoding MLN64 N-terminal domain homolog isoform X3, with the protein MNRVPADAENAHSSSVESCSSLRDVHSINPTQLITRIESYEGREKKGISDVRRTFCLFVTFDLLFITLLWIIELNVKGGIETTLEKEVLHYDYSSSYFDIFLFSQGAFGYVLPIISFILAWIETWFLDFKVLPQEAEEENRFLIAQDASERAALLHPGVLSDGQFYSPPESVAGSDEDSEEKQDSEKPIV; encoded by the exons ATGAATCGGGTCCCAGCTGATGCAGAAAATGCTCACAGTAGCAGTGTGGAATCTTGTTCTTCCTTGCGAGATGTCCACTCCATCAACCCAACGCAGCTGATCACAAGGATTGAGTCATATGAaggcagggagaagaaaggCATATCAGATGTCAGAAGGactttctgtttatttgttaCATTCGATCTCTTATTCATAACCTTACTGTGGATAATAGAATTAAAT GTAAAAGGAGGCATTGAGACTACCTTAGAGAAAGAAGTCCTACATTATGACTACTCTTCTTCATATTTTGATATATTT cTGTTCTCACAGGGTGCTTTTGGCTATGTGCTGCCCATCATATCCTTCATACTTGCCTGGATTGAAACTTGGTTTTTGGACTTTAAAGTGTTACCAcaagaagctgaagaagaaaata gattTTTAATAGCACAGGATGCTTCAGAACGAGCAGCTCTTCTGCACCCGGGAGTCCTCTCTGATGGGCAGTTCTATTCTCCTCCTGAGTCTGTAGCAG GTTCTGATGAAgactctgaagaaaaacaagacagTGAAAAACCGATTGTATAG
- the STARD3NL gene encoding MLN64 N-terminal domain homolog isoform X2, whose product MNRVPADAENAHSSSVESCSSLRDVHSINPTQLITRIESYEGREKKGISDVRRTFCLFVTFDLLFITLLWIIELNVKGGIETTLEKEVLHYDYSSSYFDIFLLAVFRFKVLILAYAMCRLRHWWAIALFSQGAFGYVLPIISFILAWIETWFLDFKVLPQEAEEENRFLIAQDASERAALLHPGVLSDGQFYSPPESVAGSDEDSEEKQDSEKPIV is encoded by the exons ATGAATCGGGTCCCAGCTGATGCAGAAAATGCTCACAGTAGCAGTGTGGAATCTTGTTCTTCCTTGCGAGATGTCCACTCCATCAACCCAACGCAGCTGATCACAAGGATTGAGTCATATGAaggcagggagaagaaaggCATATCAGATGTCAGAAGGactttctgtttatttgttaCATTCGATCTCTTATTCATAACCTTACTGTGGATAATAGAATTAAAT GTAAAAGGAGGCATTGAGACTACCTTAGAGAAAGAAGTCCTACATTATGACTACTCTTCTTCATATTTTGATATATTT CTACTGGCAGTCTTTCGGTTTAAGGTGTTAATACTTGCATATGCAATGTGCAGACTACGCCATTGGTGGGCAATAGCT cTGTTCTCACAGGGTGCTTTTGGCTATGTGCTGCCCATCATATCCTTCATACTTGCCTGGATTGAAACTTGGTTTTTGGACTTTAAAGTGTTACCAcaagaagctgaagaagaaaata gattTTTAATAGCACAGGATGCTTCAGAACGAGCAGCTCTTCTGCACCCGGGAGTCCTCTCTGATGGGCAGTTCTATTCTCCTCCTGAGTCTGTAGCAG GTTCTGATGAAgactctgaagaaaaacaagacagTGAAAAACCGATTGTATAG